A genomic region of Streptomyces sp. NBC_00162 contains the following coding sequences:
- a CDS encoding acyl-CoA dehydrogenase family protein, translated as MTTMLTAEQAQAQKEFRAFADTRVAPYADAWHRAQRTPPEAVRLLADEGLLGLPVPAEYGGGGCDAVTLGLLAAELGRACSSLRSLLTVHTMVAHAVARWGTRAQKDTWLPRLARGERIAALAVSEPGTGSDASAVTTRVTRDGEDWILDGHKKWITYGETADLFLVVGRGEQGPTALLVERDTPGLRTELIEDMIGIRASMTAHVYFDNCRVPGTNLLARPGLGVSHVTGAALDLGRYTVGWGCVGILDACLDAGTDYASERVQFGVPIREHQLVRRMISDMYTSARAARLLCLEAGRLRDARDPGALAATSMAKYFASTAAARAATDAVQIHGANGCGPDYPVQRLLGDTKVMEVIEGSSQLHQVGLAEYAFQERAPFRRTPAAAARGSE; from the coding sequence ATGACGACGATGCTCACCGCGGAGCAGGCGCAGGCCCAGAAGGAGTTCCGGGCCTTCGCCGACACCCGTGTCGCCCCGTACGCCGATGCCTGGCACCGGGCCCAGCGCACCCCGCCCGAGGCCGTCCGGCTGCTCGCCGACGAGGGCCTGCTCGGGCTGCCGGTCCCGGCCGAGTACGGCGGTGGCGGCTGCGACGCGGTGACGCTCGGCCTGCTCGCGGCCGAGCTCGGCCGCGCCTGCTCCTCGCTGCGCAGTCTGCTGACCGTGCACACGATGGTGGCGCACGCCGTCGCCCGCTGGGGCACCCGCGCCCAGAAGGACACCTGGCTGCCCCGGCTCGCCCGCGGCGAGCGCATTGCCGCGCTCGCCGTGTCCGAGCCGGGCACCGGCAGTGACGCCTCCGCCGTCACCACCCGGGTCACCCGTGACGGCGAGGACTGGATCCTCGACGGCCACAAGAAGTGGATCACGTACGGCGAGACCGCGGACCTGTTCCTCGTCGTCGGGCGCGGCGAGCAGGGCCCCACCGCCCTGCTCGTCGAACGGGACACCCCGGGCCTGCGCACCGAGCTGATCGAGGACATGATCGGCATCCGCGCCTCGATGACCGCGCACGTGTACTTCGACAACTGCCGCGTCCCCGGCACGAACCTGCTGGCCCGGCCGGGCCTCGGCGTCTCCCACGTGACCGGCGCGGCCCTCGACCTCGGCCGGTACACGGTGGGCTGGGGCTGCGTCGGCATCCTCGACGCCTGCCTGGACGCCGGCACCGACTATGCGTCCGAGCGGGTCCAGTTCGGCGTCCCCATCCGGGAGCACCAGCTGGTCCGCCGCATGATCAGCGACATGTACACCTCCGCCCGGGCGGCCCGGCTGCTCTGCCTGGAGGCGGGCCGGCTGCGCGACGCGCGCGACCCGGGGGCACTGGCCGCCACCTCCATGGCCAAGTACTTCGCCTCCACCGCCGCCGCCCGCGCCGCCACCGACGCCGTGCAGATCCACGGCGCCAACGGATGCGGCCCCGACTACCCCGTACAGCGCCTGCTCGGTGACACCAAGGTCATGGAGGTCATCGAGGGCAGCTCCCAGCTCCACCAGGTCGGCCTCGCCGAGTACGCCTTCCAGGAGCGGGCCCCGTTCCGCCGCACCCCCGCCGCCGCAGCCCGTGGAAGTGAGTGA
- a CDS encoding acyl carrier protein, which yields MSTDNKARIAEYLSRFIPVQDLKDDQDIFELSFVSSMFAMQLVSFVEHEFGITVENEDLELEYFRSISALDAFVSRKLAASVPQ from the coding sequence ATGAGCACGGACAACAAGGCCAGGATCGCGGAGTACCTCTCCCGCTTCATCCCGGTGCAGGACCTCAAGGACGACCAGGACATCTTCGAGCTCAGCTTCGTCAGCTCGATGTTCGCGATGCAGCTCGTCTCCTTCGTGGAGCACGAGTTCGGCATCACCGTCGAGAACGAGGACCTGGAGCTGGAGTACTTCCGCTCCATCAGCGCCCTCGACGCGTTCGTCAGCCGCAAGCTGGCCGCGTCGGTCCCCCAGTAG
- a CDS encoding 3-hydroxyacyl-CoA dehydrogenase family protein has protein sequence MEFTTAGVVGAGVMGVGVAQNLAQTGHRVVLVDVSEEILENARKELRSSLRAFAMFNRKAAVDPAEVFEKIEFTTDYELLAKADFVVENVTEEWAIKEKVYKELDRICRPEVVFAVNTSAISITRVGSVTSRPERVVGMHFMNPVPLKPMVEVIRGHHTTPETIDTARRFLAELGKECIVVEDVPGFVSNRVLMLTINEAVFLVQDGVAPPADVDRIFKTCFDHKMGPLETADLIGLDTILKSVEVLYESFNDSKYRPAPLLKKMVAAGLLGRKSGQGFHTYR, from the coding sequence ATGGAATTCACGACAGCAGGAGTCGTCGGAGCCGGCGTCATGGGCGTCGGCGTCGCGCAGAACCTCGCCCAGACCGGCCACCGCGTCGTCCTGGTCGACGTCTCCGAGGAGATCCTCGAGAACGCGCGCAAGGAGCTGCGCAGCAGCCTGCGGGCCTTCGCGATGTTCAACCGCAAGGCCGCGGTGGACCCCGCCGAGGTCTTCGAGAAGATCGAGTTCACGACCGACTACGAGCTGCTCGCCAAGGCGGACTTCGTCGTCGAGAACGTGACCGAGGAATGGGCGATCAAGGAGAAGGTCTACAAGGAGCTCGACCGGATCTGCCGGCCCGAGGTCGTCTTCGCCGTCAACACCTCCGCGATCTCCATCACCCGGGTCGGCTCCGTCACCAGCCGCCCCGAGCGCGTCGTCGGCATGCACTTCATGAACCCGGTGCCGCTCAAGCCCATGGTCGAGGTCATCCGCGGCCATCACACCACCCCCGAGACGATCGACACCGCCCGCCGCTTCCTCGCGGAGCTGGGCAAGGAGTGCATCGTCGTCGAGGACGTCCCGGGCTTCGTCTCCAACCGCGTCCTGATGCTCACCATCAACGAGGCCGTCTTCCTGGTGCAGGACGGCGTCGCGCCCCCGGCCGACGTCGACCGCATCTTCAAGACCTGCTTCGACCACAAGATGGGCCCGCTGGAGACCGCCGACCTGATCGGTCTCGACACCATCCTGAAGTCCGTCGAGGTGCTCTACGAGAGCTTCAACGACAGCAAGTACCGTCCGGCGCCCCTGCTCAAGAAGATGGTCGCCGCCGGCCTGCTGGGCCGCAAGAGCGGTCAGGGATTCCACACGTACCGCTGA
- a CDS encoding HAD-IIIC family phosphatase encodes MTTTTETTTTETTTTKTTTVKCVVWDLDNTVWDGVLLEDTEVTLRPEVVETLRILDERGILHSVASRNDHGAAMAKLEEFGIAEYFLYPQINWGNKSESVQAVAKAINIGIDTLAFVDDQPFERDEVAFAHPAVRCIDAVDAAGIPGLPEMHPRFVTADSRERRHLYRADAQRNAAEESHEGTSEEFLASLGMSFTISPAEERDLQRAEELTVRTNQLNATGYTYSYEELDAFRRSPDHDLLVAGLEDKYGTYGKIGLSLVERGEDVWTVKLLLMSCRVMSRGVGSVLLGHLIREAHRAGAKLRAEFVPTDRNRTMYITYKFAGFREIAKKGDISVLENDFSRIPEFPPYMDVTLGN; translated from the coding sequence ATGACGACGACCACCGAGACGACGACCACCGAGACGACCACCACCAAGACGACCACCGTCAAGTGCGTGGTGTGGGACCTCGACAACACCGTCTGGGACGGCGTCCTGCTGGAGGACACCGAGGTCACCCTGCGCCCCGAGGTCGTGGAGACCCTGCGGATCCTCGACGAGCGCGGCATCCTGCACTCCGTCGCCAGCCGCAACGACCACGGCGCGGCCATGGCCAAGCTGGAGGAGTTCGGCATCGCCGAGTACTTCCTCTACCCGCAGATCAACTGGGGCAACAAGTCCGAGTCCGTGCAGGCCGTGGCCAAGGCGATCAACATCGGCATCGACACCCTCGCCTTCGTCGACGACCAGCCCTTCGAACGCGACGAGGTCGCCTTCGCCCACCCCGCAGTGCGCTGCATCGACGCCGTCGACGCCGCGGGCATCCCCGGCCTGCCCGAGATGCACCCCCGGTTCGTCACCGCCGACTCCCGCGAGCGCCGCCACCTCTACCGCGCCGACGCGCAGCGCAACGCCGCCGAGGAGTCCCACGAGGGCACCTCGGAGGAGTTCCTCGCCTCGCTCGGCATGAGCTTCACCATCAGCCCCGCCGAGGAGCGCGACCTCCAGCGCGCCGAGGAGCTGACGGTCCGTACGAACCAGCTCAACGCCACCGGCTACACCTACTCGTACGAGGAGCTGGACGCGTTCCGCCGCTCCCCGGACCACGACCTGCTGGTCGCCGGTCTGGAGGACAAGTACGGCACCTACGGCAAGATCGGCCTCTCGCTCGTTGAGCGCGGCGAGGACGTGTGGACCGTCAAGCTGCTGCTGATGTCCTGCCGCGTGATGTCCCGCGGCGTCGGATCCGTGCTGCTCGGCCACCTGATCCGCGAGGCCCACCGGGCCGGGGCCAAGCTGCGCGCCGAGTTCGTGCCCACCGACCGCAACCGGACCATGTACATCACCTACAAGTTCGCCGGCTTCCGCGAGATCGCGAAGAAGGGCGACATCTCGGTCCTGGAGAACGACTTCTCCCGGATCCCCGAGTTCCCCCCGTACATGGACGTCACGCTCGGGAACTGA